Proteins found in one Tamandua tetradactyla isolate mTamTet1 chromosome 1, mTamTet1.pri, whole genome shotgun sequence genomic segment:
- the RAE1 gene encoding mRNA export factor RAE1 isoform X2 produces the protein MSLFGTTSGFGTGGTSMFGSTTTDNHNPMKDIEVTSSPDDSIGCLSFSPPALPGNFLIAGSWANDVRCWEVQDNGQTIPKAQQMHTGPVLDVCWSDDGSKVFTASCDKTAKMWDLNSNQAIQIAQHDAPVKTIHWIKAPNYSCVMTGSWDKTLKFWDTRSSNPMMVLQLPERCYCADVIYPMAVVATAERVLIVYQLENQPSEFRRIESPLKHQHRCVAIFKDKQNKPTGFALGSIEGRVAIHYINPPNPAKDNFTFKCHRSNGTNTSAPQDIYAVNGIAFHPVHGTLATVGSDGRFSFWDKDARTKLKTSEQLDQPISACCFNHNGNIFAYASSYDWSKGHEFYNPQKKNYIFLRNAAEELKPRNKK, from the exons ATGAGTCTGTTTGGAACTACCTCCGGTTTTGGAACTGGTGGGACCAGCATGTTTGGCAGCACAACTACAGACAATCACAACCCTATGAAG gATATTGAAGTAACATCTTCTCCAGATGATAGCATTGGCTGTCTATCTTTTAGTCCACCAGCCTTGCCTGGGAACTTTCTAATTGCAGGATCATGGGCTAATGAT GTACGCTGTTGGGAAGTTCAAGACAATGGACAGACTATTCCAAAAGCCCAGCAGATGCACACAGGGCCTGTCCTGGATGTCTGCTGGAGTGAT GATGGAAGCAAAGTATTTACAGCGTCATGTGataaaactgccaaaatgtggGACCTCAACAGTAATCAGGCAATACAGATTGCACAG CATGATGCTCCTGTTAAAACCATACATTGGATCAAAGCACCAAACTACAGCTGTGTGATGACTGGGAGCTGGGATAAGACTTTAAAG TTTTGGGACACACGATCATCAAATCCAATGATGGTTTTGCAACTCCCCGAAAGATGTTACTGTGCCGACGTG ATTTACCCCATGGCAGTCGTGGCGACTGCAGAGAGGGTACTGATTGTCTACCAATTAGAGAACCAACCTTCTGAATTCAGAAGGATAGAATCTCCACTGAAACATCAG CATCGATGTGTGGCTATTTTTAAAGACAAACAGAACAAGCCAACTGGTTTTGCCCTAGGGAGCATTGAGGGGAGAGTTGCAATCCACTACATCAACCCCCCAAATCC TGCCAAAGATAACTTTACCTTTAAGTGTCATCGGTCTAATGGAACCAATACTTCAGCTCCTCAGGATATCTATGCG GTAAATGGAATTGCATTTCATCCTGTTCATGGCACTCTGGCAACTGTGGGATCTGATGGTAGATTCAGTTTTTGGGACAAAGATGCCagaacaaaactaaaaacttcGGAACAGTTAGATCAGCCAATATCGGCTTGCTGCTTCAATCACAATGGAAACATATTTGCGTACGCATCTAGCTATGACTGGTCAAAG